The Oncorhynchus nerka isolate Pitt River linkage group LG5, Oner_Uvic_2.0, whole genome shotgun sequence nucleotide sequence aggagacgggggtCTGAGGAGGGCTGTGATGTTCTACCATGGAGGAGGATGGGCCCTGGGGACCACCagtaagtgtgtgtatgtttaccaGCATAAACACATCTAGTTCATGATGTAATCCTAATGTAACAACCTTTGGTTTTtcactgtcttcctctctctatctctcctctactcccccatctctctctcctcctctactcccccccatctctctctccttctccactcccccatctctctttctctcctctactcccacatctctctctctctctccttctctactcccccatcactctctctttctctcctctactccctcatctctctccttctctactctcccatctctctctttctctcctctactcccctcatctctctctccttctctactcccccatctctctttctctcctctactcccccatctctctctccttctctactcccccatctctctctccttctctactcccccatctctctctccttctctactccccatctctctctccttctctactccccatctctctctccttctctattcccccatctctctccttctctactcccctatcgctctctctcctctactcccttcATCTCTCAATCCTTCTctactcccttcatctctctccttctctactcccttcatctctctctccttctctactcccccatcactctctctttctctcctctactcccctcatctctcctctactcccctcatctctctccttctctactcccccatctctctttctctcctctactcccccatctctctctccttctctactctcccacctctctcttccccctctccctgtcttcctctcagagaTGGGGAGCTATGATGTCTTGTGTAGGCAGATGTCTGATGAGCTGAATGCAGTGGTTGTGTCTGTTGAGTAAGTGTCTCCTGTTTTCACACCCTATTAGCTTcagttctacacacacacacacacacactcaacaggaAAGTATTGGGTTCTTATAACGCTATAGTTACAAGTTAAGGTTTGGACAGAACTTaccataagtgtgtgtgtgtgtgtgtgtgtgtaggtaccgTCTGGCTCCAGAAGTGCATTTCCCTGTGCAGTATGAGGACTGTCTGGCTGCGGCCAAGCACTTCTTGGAGCCGGGCATTCTGGGAAAGTTGTCTGTGGATCCACAGCGCGTGGCCGTGTCAGGCGACAgcgctggaggaaacctggctgcAGCGGTCGCacagcaggtacacacacacacacacacacacacacacacgcgtgtctacacagacacactaacacactctcCCTGTCTTCACAGATCTCGGTAGATGACAGTGTGAGTGTGAAGTTCAGTGTTCAGGCATTAATCTACCCAGTCCTCCAGGGTCTAGACCTCAACACTCCATCCTACCAACAGAACCACAACATGCCCATGCTACACCGCTCTATGATGGCCAggtacacacacgtacatgttcacacacacagtcacacacacacctgtgttagtaactcttctctctctttgtccgtaGGTTCTGGCTGCTCTACCTGGGGGTTgatacctctctccatcccctcctcttgtccccctccttcctccatcatccctccatccctccctcccttcgctCCCATCTCAACTGGACCACCCTTCTGCCAGCCAAACACATTAAGCATTACAAGCCTGTTGGCATGGAGATGGGGTCACAGGAGGTCACAGGGCAGGAGGGTGATCTTCTGTTGGGGTTGCTGGATGTCCGAGCGGCGCCACTGATGGCGGAGCAGGGGGTTCTGGGTAGAACGCCGCGAGCTTACATTGTAACATGTGAGTACGATGTGCTCAGAGACGATGGGTTGATGTACACCAGGAGACTACAAGACGCTGGCGTCGCGGTTTCCAGCCATCACTATGACGACGGTTTCCACGGCGCCTTGAGTTTTGCTCACTGGCCGTTTTTCTTCAATGTGGGGGAAAGAATGATCAGAGGATACATGGACTGGCTGCAGGAAAACctctagtgtgtctgtgtgtgtgtgtctatgcagcTGCAAACACAAAGCCATCTTGCAGTCAGAATTTCAGACCAATGTCCAGGTTAGACAAGCAGATAAGGCTTTTAAACTGGGTTCAACCTGATTGTTGACCTCGGTTAGAATGTCTCTCTTACTGGGTTAAACTGGATCAAACTGGGTTGGACTGGTGTTTTAAACTGTGTTAGAATGTAAGAATATATAGGACTTAAAAGGTAGGGTCATACAACACGATCCCCTGGTGCTgtaaaaacaataacaaaacctGAAAATTAGGTATGTTCTTTAGACAGGGTATTGGGTGAGGACTTTTCAACCCACAACACTGAGAGCTTGATTGTTTTCCACTGAACAGAATGATCTCAGTTGTCCCCAGTAACTGCTGCTGGGTGTCAGTACTTTATGTACAATTATGATTGTAATGGTTGATAGATGTTTAACCCTCCAATAAATATTGATCAGTTTGAGTGTTTCTCTTGTTTTAGACTgtaggccaacacacacacagacagtgcaTTATAGACATAGGTTTCAAAACGATTTCAACATATAGATGAGTGACACATATATAATGCAtgatacatttaacatgttgcTTATTCTACCAATCCAATGATGTTAG carries:
- the LOC115125424 gene encoding neutral cholesterol ester hydrolase 1-like, whose protein sequence is MKLSSIVITLILTVGVPYYIYTPLPAAIEDHLKLMLLDALFRAMLQVGDLCQCLGLSHHITVIRGSTLGLRSPGEMAGGQGGGMRVSDVDFDRVPVRVYEPPAAGGGDGGLRRAVMFYHGGGWALGTTKMGSYDVLCRQMSDELNAVVVSVEYRLAPEVHFPVQYEDCLAAAKHFLEPGILGKLSVDPQRVAVSGDSAGGNLAAAVAQQISVDDSVSVKFSVQALIYPVLQGLDLNTPSYQQNHNMPMLHRSMMARFWLLYLGVDTSLHPLLLSPSFLHHPSIPPSLRSHLNWTTLLPAKHIKHYKPVGMEMGSQEVTGQEGDLLLGLLDVRAAPLMAEQGVLGRTPRAYIVTCEYDVLRDDGLMYTRRLQDAGVAVSSHHYDDGFHGALSFAHWPFFFNVGERMIRGYMDWLQENL